A DNA window from Enoplosus armatus isolate fEnoArm2 chromosome 9, fEnoArm2.hap1, whole genome shotgun sequence contains the following coding sequences:
- the mboat1 gene encoding lysophospholipid acyltransferase 1 has translation MDERADTASNTTGSKWLLPVSEYLGFPLDQVNFLACQLFALAAAFWFRLYLSPSHANPLVRHAVATLLGIAFLIFCFGWYSAHILTVVVASYLIIIKADINNVHRYSMVIAMGYLTACQVSRVFIFNYGILSTDFSGPLMIVTQKITTLAFHLHDGMCKKSEQLTPEQKLLAVNVRPSLIEYLSYNLNFLSVLVGPCNNYKDYIDFIAGRHISRRLRRHSGTCNGQNGYDKTPDPSPLNAVCWKLLVCCGCMLFFLTVTRSLPITYNVDPHFVSHAPFLTRLTYAFFSIQAARPKFYFAWTLADAVNNAAGYGFLGMDETGKPSWDLICNLNILGIETATSFKTFIDNWNIRTGIWLKTVCYDRAPKHRLALTFILSALWHGVYPGYYFTFITAIPITMAARTIRKSVRHYFLGFRGLKLGYDILTWAATQLAICYTVMPFLLLAVEPTLVYYRSMYFHVHIISILAAIALHWKHKPREPSATPKTFSSSSFSSSCSAQCQPVHSNNNDKVD, from the exons ATGGACGAGCGCGCGGACACCGCATCTAATACCACTGGATCCAAGTGGCTGCTGCCTGTCAGTGAATACTTGGGCTTTCCTCTTGATCAG GTGAATTTTTTGGCGTGCCAGCTGTTTGCCCTGGCTGCTGCCTTCTGGTTTCGCCTCTACCTCAGTCCTAGCCATGCCAATCCCCTGGTCAGGCACGCTGTGGCCACTCTCCTTGGCATTGCCTTTCTCATCTTCTGCTTTGGATG GTACTCGGCTCACATCCTGACAGTGGTGGTTGCCAGCTACTTGATCATCATCAAAGCTGACATCAACAATGTGCACAG GTACTCCATGGTGATAGCTATGGGCTACCTGACAGCGTGCCAAGTGAGCAGGGTCTTCATCTTTAACTATGGAATACTGTCCACTGACTTCTCTGG ACCTCTGATGATAGTAACCCAGAAGATCACCACGCTGGCCTTCCACCTCCATGACG GTATGTGTAAGAAATCTGAACAACTGACCCCGGAGCAGAAGCTTCTGGCTGTAAA TGTGAGGCCTTCTCTCATTGAGTACCTGAGTTACAATCTGAACTTCCTGAGTGTCTTGGTGGGACCATGCAATAACTATAAGGACTACATAGACTTCATAGCGGGCAGACACATCAGCAGGAGGCTCAGACGGCATTCTGGGACGTGTAATGGGCAGAACGGCTATGATAAGACACCGGACCCGTCACCTCTC AACGCTGTCTGTTGGAAATTGCTGGTCTGCTGCGGCTGTATGCTGTTCTTCCTCACTGTGACTCGGTCCTTGCCGATAACGTACAACGTGGACCCCCACTTTGTCAGCCACGCCCCATTTCTCACCAGGCTCACCTACGCTTTCTTCTCCATACAAGCAGCAAGGCCCAAATTCTACTTCGCCTGGACACTGg CTGATGCAGTCAACAACGCTGCAGGTTATGGTTTCTTGGGGATGGATGAAACTGGAAAGCCATCTTGGGACCTCATCTGCAACCTCAACATCTTGGGGATTGAG ACTGCAACCAGCTTTAAGACATTTATAGACAACTGGAATATTCGAACAGGAATTTGGCTCAAAAC GGTGTGTTATGACCGAGCCCCCAAGCACAGGTTGGCGTTGACCTTTATCCTGTCTGCCCTGTGGCACGGTGTTTATCCAGGGTACTATTTCACCTTCATCACTGCTATCCCCATCACTATGGCAGCACGAACT ATACGGAAGTCTGTTCGCCACTACTTCCTGGGCTTCAGAGGCTTGAAGCTGGGTTACGACATCTTAACTTGGGCAGCCACCCAGCTGGCCATCTGCTACACTGTCatgccttttcttcttcttgcagTAGAGCCCACTTTGGTTTATTACAG GTCTATGTACTTCCATGTGCACATCATCAGCATTCTGGCTGCGATCGCCCTGCATTGGAAACACAAACCCAGGGAACCCTCTGCCACCCccaaaacattttcctcctcctccttctcgtcTTCGTGCTCAGCCCAGTGCCAGCCTGTTCACtccaacaacaatgacaaagtAGACTGA